In Nocardioides sp. JS614, the sequence GGCCCGGACTCGCGGATCACCTCCGCCACCTGCTCGTTCACCGGCCCGTAGTTGCTGCCGAGGATCGTCGGCCCGCCCGCTTGGAGGAAGTCGACGTAGACGTTCCCGTCCCGGTCGGTCAGGTGCGCGCCATCGGCGCGGTCGATGGCGAGGGGGAAGGGGTAGTTGAACGCGAGGTTGTGCTGCACGCCTCCCGGGATCCGGGCCTTGGCCCGGTCGGTGAGCTCCTTGCTCGCGGCGCACTTGGTGTCGAACCAGGCGAGCACGTCGAGGAGGGCGTCGTGCCTCAGGCCGCGGACCGGTTGACCGGTCAGTGCCTTGATCCGCCGCATCACGGCGTCGACGTCCGGGTAGTCGCTGATCGCGTAGCCCAGGTCCGCCGCTCCCGGGGCCGCCCCGGGCGCCGCAACCTCCGGACCCGCGCCCGGAGCCGTCCGGACCCGCTCGGCCACCGCGTCGGCGCTGGGCAGCGGCTCCTCGACCAGGTCCCGGTCGACGGGTACGAACTGCTCGACCTGCGCCGCGATCCGCTTCTGGTCACTCTTGAGCTTGGTGAGTGCGATCTCCCGGATCGCCGAGGGGATCGTGTAGACCCGGCCGGTCTCGGTCGTGAGCGCCAGGAGGTAGGCGAGGCAGACCTTCTCGAGCAGCGCCATGTTGAAGATCGCCCGGTCGGGGTCGGTGCCGACGGCCAGGATGCCGTGGTTGGCGATGATGAAGGCGTTGGCCGAGGACCCGAGGCGCTTCGCCACGTTCTTGGCCAGGAACGAGGTGCCGGCGGGCGCGTAGTCGATGATGGCCACCTCGCGACCGAGGAACCGCACCTGCTCGTCGGTGAGCGCCGGGATCGGCCGCCTCAGGAAGGCCAGGGCCGAGGCGTACGGCTGATGGGTGTGGACGACCGCATGCACGTCGGGACGCTCGCGGTAGACCGCTGCGTGGAGCCCGGACTCGACGGTCGGGGGGAGGTCGGAGCCGCCCGCCTCCGCCACGACCTTCCCCTCGAAGTCGAGGATGCAGATGTCCTCGGGGCGCATCTTGGCGTAGTCGTAGTTGCTCGGCGTCACGGCGAACCGGTCGTGACCGGGCACGCGCACGGAGATGTTTCCCTCGGTGGCCTTGAGGTAGCCGCGCTCCAAGAGCGTGCGACACATGTCGACGACGTGTCGCCTCGAGGGAACGTGCAGCACACCGGCCTCCATCCACGAAAGGTGTCTGATGCCAGGATGGCCGGAGGCGGGGGAACTGGCGACCCGTCGCCGGTAGCGATCCGGTCGGCCGGAGTTGTCACCCGGTGACAATCTGAGGTGTCATCATCGAGCCATGGCGAGCCCGACCGTGCACCCGACGCCCTGGCAGGACCTGGGCGCCGACGTCGGGGCCGCGCTCGAGCGCCGCCTGGAGACCATGGTCGAGGAGCTCGCCCACGGCGTGACCGTGTCGGTGCCCGGCTTCGCCGGCATCGACCAGCCGCGCTTCCACCGAGACGCCCGCGAGACGGTGCGCGTCGCGCTGCGTCGCTTCGTCACCCTTGCCGGCACCGAGGAGCCGGCGCTGACGCCCGAGGTTCGCGAGGTGTACGTCGCCCTCGGGGCCGCCGAGGCCCGCGAGGACCGGGGCCCGGACGCGCTCATCTCGGCGTTCCGCGCGGCCGCCCGGCTGCTGCTGCGGGAGGCGAGCGACGCCGTGCTCGCCGACGGCCCGCTGAGCGTCGACCAGGTCCTGCAGATCGCGGACGCGACGAACGCCTTCGTCGACGAGCTGGTCGCCGCCTGCACCGACGGGTACGCGCAGCAGGTGCGCGAGCTCGCCGGTGAGCGCGACCGGCGCCGCCACCGACTGGCGGAGCTGCTCCTCGAGGGGGGCGCGTCGCCGCCCGTGGTGCAGCAGGCCGCAGCCGCGGTCGGGTGGGACCCGCTGGACCGGGTCACGCCGGTCCTGCTGCCCCTCGCGGAGGCCCGCGAGGCCCGGTTCCGCTACGGCTCGGACGGCCTGGTCAGCGAGCGGGGCGACCAGGTCGTCGCGATCGTCCGGCACGGGACCCGGTTCGACCGGGACCTGCTCGGCCCGCGGCTGCGCGGGCGCCGGGCGGTGATCGGCCCGACCGGCCCCTGGACGGACCTGCCCGAGGGCGTCCGCCTGACCGAGCTGACCGCGCGGCTGACCCGCGATCGCGAGGCCGCGATCACCGTCGATGAACACCTGGTGGAGCTGGCCCTGCAGGGGCAGCCGGCCGCCGTCGCGCTCCTGGTGCGAAGCCGGCTCGCCCCGTTCGACGGGCTGCCCGAGGGCCAGCGCCGGCAGCTGTTGGTCACCCTCGAGTCCTGGCTGCGGAACTGGGGTGCGCGGGCGGCGGTGGCCGAAGAGCTCTTCGTCCACCCGCAGACCGTCAGCTACCGGATCCGCCGGGTGCGTCAGCTCCTCGGGAACCGGCTCGACGATCCGGCGTACCGCTTCGAGGCCCTGCTGGCACTGGCGGACGTGCTCGGTCGCGAAGCCGCCCCGACGCCCGGAGTGAGCCAGGACACGGGAAGTGACTCAGAGGGTAAGACCCGGTCTCACCACCGGGGCGGAGGCCCCTAGGCTCGCACGCATGGTCGCCACTGCAACTCCGGGCCACGACGTCTCCGCGCTGCACCCCGAGCTCCGCCCGATGTACGAGAAGGTCGTGAGCCGCAACCCCGGGGAGCGGGAGTTCCACCAGGCCGTCTTCGAGGTGATGCAGAGCGTCGGCCCGATCGCCGAGGAGCGCTCGGACTACGCCCAGTGGTCGATCCTGCAGCGGATCTGCGAGCCCGAGCGCCAGATCATCTTCCGGGTGCCGTGGGTCGCCGACGACGGCAAGGTCGAGATCAACCGGGGCTTCAGGGTGGAGTTCAACTCGGCCCTCGGC encodes:
- a CDS encoding aminotransferase class III-fold pyridoxal phosphate-dependent enzyme, which translates into the protein MEAGVLHVPSRRHVVDMCRTLLERGYLKATEGNISVRVPGHDRFAVTPSNYDYAKMRPEDICILDFEGKVVAEAGGSDLPPTVESGLHAAVYRERPDVHAVVHTHQPYASALAFLRRPIPALTDEQVRFLGREVAIIDYAPAGTSFLAKNVAKRLGSSANAFIIANHGILAVGTDPDRAIFNMALLEKVCLAYLLALTTETGRVYTIPSAIREIALTKLKSDQKRIAAQVEQFVPVDRDLVEEPLPSADAVAERVRTAPGAGPEVAAPGAAPGAADLGYAISDYPDVDAVMRRIKALTGQPVRGLRHDALLDVLAWFDTKCAASKELTDRAKARIPGGVQHNLAFNYPFPLAIDRADGAHLTDRDGNVYVDFLQAGGPTILGSNYGPVNEQVAEVIRESGPVTGLFHEYELKLAESINRYLPHIEMYRSLGSGTEAVMAAVRAARVKTGKHMVIKVGGAYHGWSDSMVYGLRVPGTFRMNAKGIPFGATAGTRESFPHDVGQLRRKLIENRARGGTAAVIVEPLGPESGTRPAPRDYNARVRELCDEFGALLIFDEVVTGFRVGMGGAAGYFGVTPDLTVLGKAVAGGYPMAGGVGGSAEVMSVFGSGLDGKNGAHVLVGGTLSANPLSCAAGHFAIEEMARTNAPVVAGAAGDRLARGLQRLIDHYGLPYVAYNQGSIVHLQSSGVLLLDMRNPVKLLKESKPRKHLMEQLGAAYAAHGIITLAGSRLYTSMADTDEVIDDALERFDRVFALVEGV
- a CDS encoding PucR family transcriptional regulator, producing MASPTVHPTPWQDLGADVGAALERRLETMVEELAHGVTVSVPGFAGIDQPRFHRDARETVRVALRRFVTLAGTEEPALTPEVREVYVALGAAEAREDRGPDALISAFRAAARLLLREASDAVLADGPLSVDQVLQIADATNAFVDELVAACTDGYAQQVRELAGERDRRRHRLAELLLEGGASPPVVQQAAAAVGWDPLDRVTPVLLPLAEAREARFRYGSDGLVSERGDQVVAIVRHGTRFDRDLLGPRLRGRRAVIGPTGPWTDLPEGVRLTELTARLTRDREAAITVDEHLVELALQGQPAAVALLVRSRLAPFDGLPEGQRRQLLVTLESWLRNWGARAAVAEELFVHPQTVSYRIRRVRQLLGNRLDDPAYRFEALLALADVLGREAAPTPGVSQDTGSDSEGKTRSHHRGGGP